The following are from one region of the Ananas comosus cultivar F153 linkage group 20, ASM154086v1, whole genome shotgun sequence genome:
- the LOC109726058 gene encoding uncharacterized protein LOC109726058 → MRGAKGFGVRRKLSPRYIGPYEILEHMGVVAYRVALPPKIAGIHNMFHVSHLRKCAHNSSHVLEYEPVELREDMTYEEYPVCILAREARKLQNHTIPYVKV, encoded by the coding sequence ATGCGTGGTGCGAAGGGGTTTGGGGTCCGGAGGAAGCttagtccccgatacattggaccatatgagattttggagcacATGGGTGTGGTGGCGTATAGAGTTGCCTTACCACCAAAGATTGCGGGAATTCACAATATGTTTCACGTGTCTCATCTCCGCAAGTGTGCCCATAATTCCTCTCATGTCTTAGAGTATGAACCGGTAGAGTTGCGCGAGGATATGACCTATGAGGAGTATCCGGTGTGCATTCTTGCTCGAGAGGCGAGGAAATTACAGAATCATACAATTCCGTATGTCAAAGTTTAG